A portion of the Streptomyces sp. NBC_01335 genome contains these proteins:
- a CDS encoding MerR family transcriptional regulator, whose protein sequence is MRIGELSKRTRIPIRMLRYYEERGLLRPERAPSGYRHYQEADVEQATLVSSLVRSGLPTRLILPLLQKNQVDGDEADDGDDLVALFDAEFARLDSQVKCLTFSRNAVQQHLRRLRTNRVDQESTVA, encoded by the coding sequence ATGAGGATCGGTGAGCTGTCCAAGCGCACCCGGATTCCGATCCGGATGCTGCGGTACTACGAGGAGCGGGGGCTGTTGAGGCCGGAGCGCGCACCGAGCGGCTACCGGCACTATCAGGAGGCGGACGTCGAACAGGCAACACTGGTGAGCAGCCTGGTCAGATCAGGGCTGCCGACCAGACTGATCCTGCCGCTGCTCCAGAAGAACCAGGTGGACGGGGACGAAGCAGACGACGGAGACGACCTGGTCGCACTGTTCGACGCCGAATTCGCCCGCCTCGACAGCCAGGTCAAATGCCTGACCTTCAGTCGGAACGCCGTCCAGCAGCACCTGCGACGCCTCCGCACCAACCGGGTCGATCAAGAATCAACGGTCGCCTGA
- a CDS encoding MFS transporter, whose product MSTQPTEIAAEAPPRLPWGALLLLSGAAFATVTTELLPASMLLQLSDGLDITPATAGGLVGAWALTIAVASVPLTRLTARVPRRRLFTLILLLLALATTGTALAPSYGWALTSRVTAAAAHGLFWSLLVPTVATLVPPARTGRAVSVVLAGPAMASTVGIPLGATVGVSLGWRVSFGALAALLALAALGIRSLPLSDAPRPAVRQEGRDPAQWTVLGVALAGGLVITGHFLLYTYIAPLLKQFGGYDNATSGILLFVFGAAGVVGTIGAGSLSDRFPRQALSWVSAAFAGSAASLLLLNFHLSVAVVVIAGWGVLIGLLPPVFQMHLLRIASPGREAASGAIGITVLNLGIATGATLGGAVLGNWQAGALPAVAAAVIAAATFGLVVNGLRGRARRR is encoded by the coding sequence ATGAGTACTCAACCCACCGAAATCGCTGCGGAAGCGCCGCCCAGGCTGCCCTGGGGAGCACTGCTCCTTCTCTCGGGCGCGGCCTTCGCCACCGTCACCACCGAACTGCTGCCCGCGAGCATGCTGCTGCAGCTCAGCGACGGCCTGGACATCACACCCGCGACCGCCGGCGGACTGGTCGGCGCATGGGCACTGACGATCGCCGTAGCCAGCGTCCCGCTGACCCGGCTGACCGCACGGGTACCGCGCCGACGGCTCTTCACCCTCATTCTGCTGCTGCTCGCCCTCGCGACCACCGGCACCGCGCTCGCCCCCTCGTACGGGTGGGCGCTCACCAGCCGTGTCACCGCCGCCGCCGCGCACGGCCTCTTCTGGTCGCTGCTCGTGCCAACGGTGGCCACACTCGTCCCGCCGGCGCGGACCGGCCGGGCCGTCTCGGTCGTGCTGGCCGGTCCGGCGATGGCCAGCACCGTCGGCATTCCGCTCGGCGCCACCGTCGGCGTCTCGCTCGGGTGGCGGGTCTCCTTCGGCGCATTGGCGGCGCTGCTCGCGCTGGCGGCCCTGGGTATCCGTTCCCTGCCGCTTTCAGACGCGCCCCGGCCAGCCGTGCGGCAGGAAGGCCGAGACCCGGCACAGTGGACCGTACTCGGCGTCGCGCTAGCCGGAGGGCTCGTCATCACCGGCCACTTCCTGCTCTACACGTACATCGCACCGCTGCTCAAACAGTTCGGCGGTTACGACAACGCCACCAGCGGCATACTGCTGTTCGTCTTCGGAGCGGCCGGGGTGGTCGGCACCATCGGGGCCGGATCACTCTCCGACCGGTTCCCGCGGCAGGCGCTCAGCTGGGTCAGCGCCGCCTTCGCCGGCAGCGCCGCCTCACTGCTCCTACTCAATTTCCATCTCTCCGTGGCGGTCGTGGTGATCGCAGGCTGGGGCGTACTCATCGGGTTGCTGCCACCGGTCTTCCAGATGCACCTGCTACGGATCGCCTCCCCCGGTCGGGAGGCCGCCTCCGGGGCGATCGGCATCACCGTACTCAACCTCGGTATCGCCACCGGAGCGACGCTCGGCGGGGCAGTACTCGGCAACTGGCAGGCCGGAGCCCTACCCGCCGTCGCCGCCGCGGTCATCGCCGCAGCCACCTTCGGACTGGTGGTCAACGGACTCCGAGGCAGGGCCCGCCGCCGGTGA